Below is a genomic region from Rouxiella chamberiensis.
GCGAGCCGGTGTTGTCTGATAGCCAAACGCATTAACATGTTTAACACTGGCAACAAAAAACAGCCTTAAATTAAGGAACTTCCCGAATGAGTAATAGCGCAGCCACCGTGGATACCTGTTATGGTCCCGTTAGCGCAGAAGTGCTGGAGCGAGCCAAGGCGGTTCGCTTGCTGATTTGCGACGTTGATGGCGTCATGTCCGACGGCCTGATTTTCATGGGCAACCAGGGCGAAGAACTAAAAAGCTTCAATGTGCGCGACGGCTACGGGATCCGCTGCCTGCTGACCTCTGAAGTCGAGGTGGCCATCATTACGGGGCGCAAGGCCAAATTACTGGAAGATCGTGCCGAAACACTCGGCATTCGCCATCTTTATCAGGGTCAGTCCGATAAGCTTTTGGCCTTCCGCGAACTGTTGGATACACTGTCCCTCGAACCTGCGCAGGTTGCCTATATCGGCGATGACCTGATTGACTGGCCGGTCATGGAGCAGGTCGGGCTTTCCGTGGCCGTGCAGGATGCCCATCCCATTCTTTTGCCCAAGGCAAATTATGTGACGCGCATTGCCGGTGGACGTGGCGCGGTTCGCGAACTGTGCGACCTGATTCTGCTGGCGCAGGGCAAGCTGGAGGACGCCAAAGGGCTGTCGATATGAATAAAACCAAGCTTTGGATAACGTTGCTGCTGGGTCTGCTGGTCCTTATCCTGATCGGCTGGACCCTGTCGGACAACACCGAGCCGACGCCCGGTGCCGCAGTCAATACCCAGGATCCGACCTACCAGAGTCAGCACACGGTGACCGTGGTCTATGACCCGACCGGAAAACTGAACTACAAGCTGGTCTCGGAAGAAGTGAAATATTACACCACGGACCAGCTTACCTGGTTTACCAATCCGGTGGTGACCATGTATGACCCGCAAACCAGCGTCGCGACCTGGACCATTCGTTCCGACCGCGCCAAACTGACCGATGACAAGATGCTGTATCTCTATGGTCACGTGCAGGTTGATAGCCTGACGCCGACCACGTCACAGCTGCAAAGAATAAAAACAGACAATGCCCAGGTGAATCTGGTCACACAGGACGTAGCCTCAGACGATGAAGTCTACATTTATGGCACCGGTTTTACCTCTAACGGCATGAAAATGCGTGGTAATCTGAGAAATAAAACCGCACAGCTGATCGAAAAGGTAAATACAAATTATGAAATTCAAAACCAAAAATAATCTCCGTAACCTTCTGATCACCAGCGCGCTGTTAGCGGTAAGTCTTCCGGCGCTGGCATTGAAAGATGACACCACCAAACCCATGACTATCACATCGGATAATCAGGCGGTGGATATCAATACCAATACCGTGACCCTGACCGGTAACGTTATCCTGAAGCAGGGCAGTATTCTGGTCCATGCCGATCGCGCGACCATCGTTCGTCCCAACGGCGAGTCCGGCAAGGAAGTGGTCGAAGGTTTCGGTAATCCGGTGACGTTCCAGCAGATGCAGGACAACGGCAAGCCGCTGAAAGGCCACGCCGCGAAAGTCCGCTATGAAGTCGAGAAGGATCTGGTTACGCTGACAGGCGATGCGTATCTCGAACAGCTCGACAGTAACGTCAAGGGCGATCGCATTACCTATCTGGTGCAACAGCAGCAGATGCAGGCCTATAGCGACAAGGGTAGCCGCGTGACCACCGTGCTGGTACCGTCTCAGCTACAGCAAAAGACCCCTGCGGCTGCAGGTCAGAAAAAGAGTAACTGATAATCTATGGCAACGTTAATCGCAGAAAATCTGGCGAAAGCCTACAAGGGCCGTAAAGTTGTTGAAGACGTCAGCCTGTCGGTCAAGTCAGGTGAAATCGTCGGACTTTTGGGTCCAAACGGCGCCGGTAAAACCACCACTTTCTATATGGTGGTGGGCATTGTGCAGCGCGACGCGGGTCGCATTGTCGTTGACGACGAAGACATCAGCCTGCTGCCGCTGCATACCCGTGCGCGTCGCGGAATCGGCTATCTGCCGCAGGAAGCCTCCATCTTCCGTCGTTTGAGCGTGTACAACAATCTCATGGCCGTGCTGGAGATAAGAGACGATCTCGACAAAGAGCAGCGCGTCGCTCGCGCCAACGAGCTGATGGAAGAGTTCCATATCTCGCACCTGCGCGACAGCCTCGGGCAGTCGCTGTCCGGGGGTGAACGTCGCCGCGTGGAGATTGCCCGTGCGCTCGCCGCCAATCCAAAATTCATCCTGCTCGATGAACCTTTTGCCGGTGTCGACCCGATTTCGGTTATCGATATCAAGAAGATCATCGAACATCTGCGCGACAGCGGGCTTGGCGTGCTGATTACCGACCACAATGTGCGCGAAACGCTGGATGTCTGCGAACGCGCCTACATTGTGAGCCAGGGCCATATGATTGCCCACGGCACGCCGGAAGAAGTCATGCAGAATGAACAGGTTAAACGCGTCTATCTAGGCGAGGCTTTCCGTCTTTAATTGAGGCTTTCGGTCTTTAAAAGTAGATACTCCGCTAATTTGTCGTAACGGAATTGAAATCAAGATATGAAGCAAGGTTTGCAACTCAGGCTCAGCCAGCAACTGGCAATGACACCGCAACTCCAGCAGGCAATTCGTCTGCTGCAGCTGTCCACGCTTGAACTCCAGCAAGAGATACAATTGGCACTGGAGAGCAACCCGCTGCTGGAGCAATCCGATCTGCATGATGAAGTAGACGCCAAAGAAGCGACCGAAAGCGAGGCGCTGGACACCCGCGAAGCCCTCGAGCAGAAAGACATGCCCGAGGAGCTGCCGCTCGATGCCACGTGGGACGAAATCTACACCGCAGGCACGCCGTCCGGCACCGGCAACGATTACAGCGATGACGAGCTGCCGGTTTATCAGGGTGAAACGACCCAGACGCTGCAAGACTACCTGATGTGGCAGGTCGAGCTGACGCCGTTTACCGAAACCGATCGCGCAATCGCTACCTCTATTGTCGATGCCGTCGATGACACCGGTTATCTGACCATTTCTCTCGATGATATTCTCGAAAGCATCGGCGACGAAGACGTCAGCATGGACGAGGTCGAGGCAGTGCTTAAACGCGTTCAGCGGTTTGACCCTGTGGGCGTTGCCGCCAAGGATCTGCGCGACTGCCTGCTGATTCAGCTTTCCCAATACATTCCCGAGACCGCTTTTCTGACCGAAGCGCGGTTGATCGTCGGCGAACATCTCGATCTGCTCGCCAATCACGATTTTCGCGCACTAATGCGTTCAACTCGCCTAAAAGAAGATACACTTAAGGGAGCGATGCAGCTGATTCAGTCTCTGGATCCCAGACCTGGCCAGTCCATCAACACCGGCGAATCCGAATACGTGATCCCCGACGTGCTGGTGCGCAAGGTCGGCAAAATCTGGACGGTAGAGCTGAATTCCGACAGCATTCCACGCCTGAAGATAAACCAGCAGTACGCTGCAATGGGAAATTCAGTGCGCAACGATAGCGACGGGCAATTTATCCGCAGTAATTTGCAGGAAGCCAAATGGCTGATAAAGAGTCTGGAAAGTCGCAACGAGACGTTATTGAAGGTAACGCGTTGTATTGTTGAACAGCAGCAGGCATTCTTTGATCTCGGTGAAGAGTATATGAAACCTATGGTGCTGGCCGATATTGCCAGTGCCGTGGACATGCACGAATCGACCATCTCCCGCGTGACGACGCAGAAGTTTCTGCACAGTCCACGGGGCATTTTCGAACTTAAGTATTTCTTCTCCAGTCATGTGAGTACGGACAGCGGGGGTGAAGCTTCATCCACGGCTATCCGGGCACTGGTCAGGAAATTAATCGCGGCGGAAAACCCCGTCAAACCTCTGAGCGACAGCAAGTTAGCCACTATGCTATCGGATCAAGGCATTATGGTGGCGCGACGCACTGTAGCAAAATACCGAGAGTCTTTGTCAATCCCGCCTTCAAACCAGCGCAAACAGTTGGTTTGACCTCAACAGAGAAGGAAGACATTATGCAACTCAACATTACCGGACATCACGTAGATATTACCGAACCTCTCAGAGAATTCGTGAACGCAAAGTTTGCCAAACTCGAGCAGTACTTTGACCGAATCAATCAGGTTTATATAATATTGAGTGTCGAAAGAGTGCAGCAGGTGGCCGAAGCCACGCTGCACGTGAACGGAGGCGAGTTGCATGCCACCTCGGAGCATCAGGACATGTACGCCGCTATCGACGGGTTGGTTGATAAACTGGCTCGCCAACTGAACAAACACAAAGACAAACTGAAACAGCACTGATCCTTAAGACCTTTATATCGGCTCGTGTTTTTACCCAACGTTTCCGAAGCCCCTGCTTCACACACGACGGGTAAAAAGCGAGCCGTTAAATCTTTAAGGCAGACGCCAAAGTGAAAATGAGATGATTAACGATACAGCACTGCAGCTGACTTCGGTGTTAAACGCCGAATGCACGAAAAGCAACGTCCATTGCGCCAGCAAGAAACGCGCACTGGAGATCATTAGCGAACTGGCAGCCAAACAGCTGAACCTCGCGCCGCAGGTGATTTTCGATGCCGTTCTGACCCGTGAACGCATGGGCAGTACCGGGATCGGTGCTGGGATTGCAATCCCTCATGGAAAACTTGAAGAGGACACACTGCGCGCGGTCGGCGTTTTTATCCAGCTCGAGCAGCCCATTGCATTCGATGCCGTGGATAATCAGCCGGTTGACCTGCTTTTTGCCTTGCTGGTTCCTGCGGATCAATGTAAAACCCATTTACATACCCTGTCGCTGGTGGCGAAAAAGCTGGCCGACAAAGCGGTATGCCGTCGCCTGCGAAGTGCGCAAAGTGACGAAGAGCTTTACCAGATAATGACCGAAGACGAGTAAATCGCTGAAAATAGACGATTGATTTAACGAAGGAGTAAGAAACTCATGGTGCTGATGATAGTCAGCGGCCGTTCCGGTTCTGGAAAGTCCGTCGCCCTGCGTGCGCTGGAAGATATGGGCTTTTATTGCGTCGACAATCTGCCGGTGGTGTTATTGCCCCAGCTGGCTCGCGAGCTGGCTGAACGCAATACCTCGGCCGCCGTCAGCATTGACGTTCGCAATATGCCGGAAACGCCTGAAGTTTACGAACATGCCATGACCCAGCTTCCGGACAGCTTCTCGCCACAGCTGCTGTTCCTGGATGCCGATCGCAATACGCTCATCCGTCGCTACAGCGACACGCGGCGTTTGCACCCTCTTTCCAGCAAGAATCTGTCTCTCGAAAGCGCTATCGATCACGAAGCCGAGCTGCTTGAACCCCTGCGCTCCAGTGCCGACCTGATTATCGATACTTCCGAGATGTCCGTGCATGAGCTGGCGGAAATGCTGCGCACCCGTTTACTCGGCAAGCGCGAACGCGAACTGACAATGGTGTTTGAGTCTTTCGGCTTCAAGCACGGCATTCCTATCGATGCCGACTACGTCTTCGATGTGCGTTTCCTGCCGAATCCGCACTGGGATCCCAAGCTACGCCCGATGACCGGACTCGACAAGCCCGTTGCGGCCTTTCTCGACCGGCATACGGAAGTGCACAACTTCATCTACCAGACCCGCAGCTATCTCGAACAGTGGCTGCCGATGCTGGAAACCAATAATCGCAGCTATCT
It encodes:
- the lptA gene encoding lipopolysaccharide ABC transporter substrate-binding protein LptA, with amino-acid sequence MKFKTKNNLRNLLITSALLAVSLPALALKDDTTKPMTITSDNQAVDINTNTVTLTGNVILKQGSILVHADRATIVRPNGESGKEVVEGFGNPVTFQQMQDNGKPLKGHAAKVRYEVEKDLVTLTGDAYLEQLDSNVKGDRITYLVQQQQMQAYSDKGSRVTTVLVPSQLQQKTPAAAGQKKSN
- the lptC gene encoding LPS export ABC transporter periplasmic protein LptC, whose product is MNKTKLWITLLLGLLVLILIGWTLSDNTEPTPGAAVNTQDPTYQSQHTVTVVYDPTGKLNYKLVSEEVKYYTTDQLTWFTNPVVTMYDPQTSVATWTIRSDRAKLTDDKMLYLYGHVQVDSLTPTTSQLQRIKTDNAQVNLVTQDVASDDEVYIYGTGFTSNGMKMRGNLRNKTAQLIEKVNTNYEIQNQK
- the rapZ gene encoding RNase adapter RapZ, translated to MVLMIVSGRSGSGKSVALRALEDMGFYCVDNLPVVLLPQLARELAERNTSAAVSIDVRNMPETPEVYEHAMTQLPDSFSPQLLFLDADRNTLIRRYSDTRRLHPLSSKNLSLESAIDHEAELLEPLRSSADLIIDTSEMSVHELAEMLRTRLLGKRERELTMVFESFGFKHGIPIDADYVFDVRFLPNPHWDPKLRPMTGLDKPVAAFLDRHTEVHNFIYQTRSYLEQWLPMLETNNRSYLTVAIGCTGGKHRSVYVAEQLADYFRSRGKNVQSRHRTLEKRKA
- the ptsN gene encoding PTS IIA-like nitrogen regulatory protein PtsN, translating into MINDTALQLTSVLNAECTKSNVHCASKKRALEIISELAAKQLNLAPQVIFDAVLTRERMGSTGIGAGIAIPHGKLEEDTLRAVGVFIQLEQPIAFDAVDNQPVDLLFALLVPADQCKTHLHTLSLVAKKLADKAVCRRLRSAQSDEELYQIMTEDE
- the hpf gene encoding ribosome hibernation promoting factor — protein: MQLNITGHHVDITEPLREFVNAKFAKLEQYFDRINQVYIILSVERVQQVAEATLHVNGGELHATSEHQDMYAAIDGLVDKLARQLNKHKDKLKQH
- the rpoN gene encoding RNA polymerase factor sigma-54, whose amino-acid sequence is MKQGLQLRLSQQLAMTPQLQQAIRLLQLSTLELQQEIQLALESNPLLEQSDLHDEVDAKEATESEALDTREALEQKDMPEELPLDATWDEIYTAGTPSGTGNDYSDDELPVYQGETTQTLQDYLMWQVELTPFTETDRAIATSIVDAVDDTGYLTISLDDILESIGDEDVSMDEVEAVLKRVQRFDPVGVAAKDLRDCLLIQLSQYIPETAFLTEARLIVGEHLDLLANHDFRALMRSTRLKEDTLKGAMQLIQSLDPRPGQSINTGESEYVIPDVLVRKVGKIWTVELNSDSIPRLKINQQYAAMGNSVRNDSDGQFIRSNLQEAKWLIKSLESRNETLLKVTRCIVEQQQAFFDLGEEYMKPMVLADIASAVDMHESTISRVTTQKFLHSPRGIFELKYFFSSHVSTDSGGEASSTAIRALVRKLIAAENPVKPLSDSKLATMLSDQGIMVARRTVAKYRESLSIPPSNQRKQLV
- the lptB gene encoding LPS export ABC transporter ATP-binding protein, which gives rise to MATLIAENLAKAYKGRKVVEDVSLSVKSGEIVGLLGPNGAGKTTTFYMVVGIVQRDAGRIVVDDEDISLLPLHTRARRGIGYLPQEASIFRRLSVYNNLMAVLEIRDDLDKEQRVARANELMEEFHISHLRDSLGQSLSGGERRRVEIARALAANPKFILLDEPFAGVDPISVIDIKKIIEHLRDSGLGVLITDHNVRETLDVCERAYIVSQGHMIAHGTPEEVMQNEQVKRVYLGEAFRL
- the kdsC gene encoding 3-deoxy-manno-octulosonate-8-phosphatase KdsC; translated protein: MSNSAATVDTCYGPVSAEVLERAKAVRLLICDVDGVMSDGLIFMGNQGEELKSFNVRDGYGIRCLLTSEVEVAIITGRKAKLLEDRAETLGIRHLYQGQSDKLLAFRELLDTLSLEPAQVAYIGDDLIDWPVMEQVGLSVAVQDAHPILLPKANYVTRIAGGRGAVRELCDLILLAQGKLEDAKGLSI